Proteins from a genomic interval of Zingiber officinale cultivar Zhangliang chromosome 1B, Zo_v1.1, whole genome shotgun sequence:
- the LOC121988780 gene encoding AT-hook motif nuclear-localized protein 20-like: MGGVDPRVNSATSAPPIHLRHLNSEEGHRQFIGRGDHQDPNAAAVAAATNSSGSNSGNHGRNEGDEQSGGGGNNTGGSGGGRRPRGRPPGSKNKPKAPVIITRESPNALRSHVLEIASGADVMDAVATFARRRQRGVCILSGSGSVSNVTLRQPGVPPPQPAAGVVALHGRFEILSLSGAFLPAPSPPGATGLTVYLAGGQGQVVGGNVVGELVASGPVMVIAATFSNATYERLPLEEDEDAAAATVEAPPAPGADQGSTPHPLHQSPGGGGGGGGRSSSQPPYGGLDAVSMAPMPMPMPMYNLPPNLMTNGGQMAQEVFGAWASAAAAGSHPRPPPSY; the protein is encoded by the coding sequence ATGGGAGGGGTCGACCCCAGGGTCAACTCGGCTACCTCGGCCCCTCCCATCCATCTTCGCCACCTCAACAGCGAAGAGGGGCACCGCCAGTTCATCGGCCGAGGAGATCACCAGGATCCCAACGCCGCCGCGGTCGCCGCCGCCACGAATAGCAGCGGAAGTAACAGTGGTAATCACGGGCGGAACGAAGGCGACGAGCAGTCGGGCGGAGGGGGGAATAATACGGGAGGATCCGGAGGCGGGAGGCGCCCCCGCGGACGGCCGCCGGGGTCCAAGAACAAGCCGAAGGCGCCGGTCATCATCACGCGGGAGAGCCCCAACGCGCTGCGCTCCCACGTGCTGGAGATCGCGAGCGGGGCCGACGTGATGGACGCCGTCGCGACCTTCGCCCGCCGGCGCCAGCGCGGCGTCTGCATCCTCAGCGGCAGCGGGTCCGTCTCCAACGTCACGCTCCGCCAGCCCGGGGTGCCGCCGCCGCAGCCCGCGGCCGGGGTCGTCGCCCTGCACGGCCGGTTCGAGATCCTCTCTCTATCGGGGGCGTTCCTACCGGCGCCTTCGCCCCCGGGCGCCACGGGGCTGACCGTGTACCTGGCCGGCGGGCAGGGGCAGGTGGTGGGGGGAAACGTGGTCGGCGAATTGGTGGCCTCGGGGCCGGTGATGGTCATCGCGGCCACCTTCTCGAACGCCACGTACGAGCGGCTACCGCTGGAGGAGGACGAGGACGCCGCCGCCGCGACGGTCGAAGCTCCACCAGCTCCGGGAGCAGATCAAGGGAGTACCCCCCATCCGTTACATCAGAGTccgggaggcggcggcggcggcgggggaCGATCGTCATCTCAACCACCGTACGGTGGATTGGACGCGGTGTCAATGGCGCCGATGCCGATGCCGATGCCGATGTACAACCTGCCGCCCAATCTTATGACCAACGGCGGGCAGATGGCACAGGAAGTCTTCGGCGCTTGGGCTTCGGCAGCCGCCGCCGGTTCTCATCCACGCCCGCCACCGTCCTACTAA